A region of the Nitrospirota bacterium genome:
GCCTTGCCGGCCTTGGACAGAAGGTTGTGGGAGACCTCCAGCATCACCTCGGCGTGTATCTTGAGGTCGTAGTCCATGAACATGTCCAGAGTATGGCTCACGATGCCCTCGTTGGAGTTCTCGATGGGCACGATGCCGAAGTCCGCCTTCCCGGCGTCCACGGCCTGGAATATTTCCTTCACGCTGCCGTAGGGCACAAAGTGCACGGAGGAGCCGAAATGCCTCTGGCCCGCCAGGTGCGTAAACGTGGCGGGGGGCCCAAGGAAGGCCACCCGGAGGGCCTCCTCCAGAGACAGGGAGGCCGACATGATATCCCTGAACAGGTGCTTCAGGGCGTCGTTGGGGAACGGGCCGGGGTTCTGCTTCTGGAGCCTCTGGATGACGTCCTTCTCCCGGTCGGGCACGTAAAGCCGCGCGTTCATGTGGTGCTTTATCTTGGCCACCTCCAGCACCAGGCGCGCCCGGCGGTTCAGAGCCTCCAGAATCTCGTCGTCAATCCCGTCTATCTGCTCCCTCAGCTTCCCCAGCTCTTTTTCCTGTTTCCTCGCCATGGCGTCCCTTCGGAGGGTAATTTATTAGAATACACATGGTTTCCCCATTTTTTCAAGGGGTTTCGTCCAAGGCCGGGCCGGGAGCAAACTGCGCAGCCCGTTTCATGCCGCATCCGTCGAGACGAGTCTCCCGGAGGGCATCTCAACGAAATGAAAGAAGCAAACGAGTGAAAGAGGCGAACCTTCCTCCCTCACTGCCCGGCTTGACCGGGGAATCCAGCAAACCCCGCAAGTATTTACACTATTTTAGCCAAAATGTTACTATGGGGGGTGAAAATCGCCGTCACCGGCAAGGGTGGCGTGGGGAAGACCACCCTGGCCGCGACTCTGAGTCATATTTTCGCACGGGAAGGGAAAAAGGTGCTCGCCGTTGACGCC
Encoded here:
- the pheA gene encoding prephenate dehydratase; translated protein: MARKQEKELGKLREQIDGIDDEILEALNRRARLVLEVAKIKHHMNARLYVPDREKDVIQRLQKQNPGPFPNDALKHLFRDIMSASLSLEEALRVAFLGPPATFTHLAGQRHFGSSVHFVPYGSVKEIFQAVDAGKADFGIVPIENSNEGIVSHTLDMFMDYDLKIHAEVMLEVSHNLLSKAGKAEDIKKIYSHPQAAAQCREWLEAHMPGIPVLEASSTSRAAEIAAENTDAAAIASELAARMYDLYFVEKHIEDSRKNVTRFLVIAGESPPPTGKDKTSIMFSVKDRPGALFDILTPYKRAGINLTKIESRPSKRKAWEYIFFVDMEGHVEDERVRRAIEEMKEGCLFLKVLGSYPCGE